One stretch of Balneola sp. MJW-20 DNA includes these proteins:
- a CDS encoding RNA polymerase sigma factor: MSNGRVDYSELVEALQKGDDAKAGELINEVLPRLQDYLAVVMNAERGAARECVQQAFLDVFEQIRKDKIKESKYIFSYLIKACRHEYLRYSKRQHKFNYEEEALNDLYEPEEQMSRLLDKERQRILEACLEELREKSRKFIEYFIDKPDATTEEAMQEFDISSANVRTRKSRILSRLHHCYKRKSNE; encoded by the coding sequence TTGTCGAACGGACGAGTAGATTATTCTGAGTTAGTGGAAGCTCTGCAAAAGGGTGATGATGCTAAGGCTGGTGAGCTTATCAATGAAGTTCTTCCCAGGCTACAGGATTACCTGGCAGTTGTGATGAATGCCGAACGAGGAGCAGCCCGAGAGTGTGTTCAGCAAGCTTTTCTGGACGTTTTTGAACAGATACGCAAAGATAAGATCAAAGAAAGTAAGTATATCTTCAGTTATCTGATCAAAGCCTGCAGGCATGAATATCTGCGTTATTCCAAGAGGCAGCATAAATTTAATTACGAGGAGGAAGCTCTGAACGACCTTTATGAGCCCGAAGAGCAAATGAGCCGTCTTCTTGATAAAGAACGACAGCGTATTCTGGAAGCCTGTCTGGAAGAATTACGAGAAAAAAGCCGGAAGTTCATTGAGTACTTTATAGACAAGCCGGATGCTACTACTGAAGAAGCTATGCAGGAATTCGATATTTCAAGCGCGAATGTGCGTACGCGAAAATCCCGAATTCTGAGCAGATTACATCATTGTTACAAGAGAAAGTCGAACGAGTAG
- a CDS encoding DUF6992 family protein, with product MNNLFSRSQDLQRSAMYVLGSWATVNIISGAIGTLKSSGSTKYFHQMNAGWNLVNFAIAGASLYSLSTTDPFSLSSSEIFGKMNNLDKFLLLNAGLDLGYIATGAWLWERGLRKGSERLTGYGKSLMMQGGFLLIFDGIFYALHSPLTGQLAETGLTVEIAFNSVRIHF from the coding sequence ATGAATAATTTGTTCAGCCGTTCTCAGGACCTTCAGCGCAGTGCAATGTATGTTTTAGGATCCTGGGCCACAGTCAACATCATCAGTGGTGCGATCGGCACTTTAAAGAGCAGTGGCAGCACTAAGTATTTCCATCAGATGAATGCAGGATGGAACCTGGTGAATTTCGCTATAGCCGGGGCTAGTCTTTACAGTCTGAGTACTACAGACCCCTTCTCTCTTTCGTCCTCGGAGATCTTTGGAAAGATGAATAATCTGGATAAGTTTTTGTTGCTCAATGCCGGTCTGGATCTGGGGTATATAGCAACCGGTGCATGGCTGTGGGAACGCGGCTTACGTAAAGGATCTGAGCGTCTCACAGGCTATGGGAAGTCATTAATGATGCAAGGCGGCTTTTTGCTGATCTTTGACGGAATATTCTATGCCCTGCACTCCCCCTTAACCGGTCAATTAGCTGAGACCGGACTCACGGTTGAAATAGCTTTCAACTCAGTCCGAATTCATTTCTGA